In a genomic window of Methanogenium sp. S4BF:
- a CDS encoding PKD domain-containing protein, translating to MVKIFTVLILCTCIIAGVQAAESYEFVTKWGSYGYGDGQFIRPEGIAVDVEGNVYVTDPGNNRMQKFSNTGDFITKWGTLGDGAGQFSYPKGVAVDGEGNVYVVEQTNNRVQKFDADGTYITRWGTQGSGEGQFNSPGGIAVDNASNIYVADTVNHRVQKFDADGTYITTWGSQGSGDGQFRFPLAIAIGTNDSVYVGDENYRIQKFDSNGTFITKWGSEGMGNGQFTYPPSGAATDDQGNLFVAEGQWNTGTGLLYRVQKFDSNGTFITKWGYRGSGDGEFQYPKGVAVDSGGYVYVADGEAQRDYHRIQMFSSLPFANFTGEPTEGNFPLRVNFTDTSRGSPTSWIWDFGDGNSSVEQHPFSIYTVPGVYNVSLSIENAVSSNTTTKNGYITVLDWVKANFTMNTTEGVAPLTVQFTDTSTGGLAPPDTWEWSLARYDDPEWSYTTDEQNPNYTFMIPDWYLVSLWVGRDNLSNISVYSGHISVTQPPPVTSFTGYPTVGSAPLTVQFNDTSAGNATQWFWDFGDGNTSTLQHPTKTYEIPGLYTISLNATNDAGSNSSTRESYINVTNFPVIPVSDFIGTPTSGRIPLAVQFTDTSAGGPTEWFWQFGDGTTSTEQNPEKTYTTHGTFTVSLNATNVDGSSIATKADYITATDTPTPPVANFTGTPTNGTAPLTVQFTDLSTEGPTEWFWEFGDGTNSTDQNPQKIYTTAGIYTVSLNATNADGSSTETKTDFISVIDIPISPVANFTGTPTIGRVPLTVQFTDLSTGEPTEWFWQFGDGTNSTDQHPQKTYTTLGTYTVSLNATNADGSSTKTRENYITVTDDPVPPVADFTGAPVNGTTPLSVQFTDLSTGGPAQWLWEFGDGTNSTDQNPLKTYTTAGTYTVSLNATNADGSSTKTRENYITVTDEPAPPAANFSGTPKTGIAPLTVQFTDLSTREPTEWFWEFGDGTNSTDQNPLKTYTTIGTYTVSLNATNAQGSSTVTKVNYVNATDVPTPADFRFISEWGSRGTADGEFTYPDGIVRDTAGNIYVVDSGNDRIQKFNSTGSFITTWGSSGYSGDGEFNMPHGIAVDSDSNVYVTDTWNCRIQKFNSTGTFITKWGSYGTGDGQFDFPQGIAIDAEGYVYVADNANQRVQKFDSNGTFIATWGSYGTDDGEFDRPHGIAVDADGNVFVSDAVNNNIQKFTSTGTFITKWGTAGSGDGQFNVPRGVAVDSRGNVFVADSLNHRIQIFDTNGTFLTEFGSYGTGVGEFNEPWDTLVDSAGNVYVTDARNHRIQVFAPIPEGMPIANFTALPTAGTAPLTVSFTDESSGEPTEWNWAFGDGTTSTEQNPTKTYTIPGFYTVSLTATNEVGSDTKTKNDCITVSPPAEDYEFVMKWGLYGDGRLLGPMGIGVDAAGNVYVADANNLRIQKFDSNGTFSTTWGSPGSGDGEFGCDYDSYSENGPYGVAMDTAGNVYVADRYNNRIQKFDSNGTFITKWGSYGSGDGEFSDPRGITVDSAGYLYVSDYWNNRIQKFDSSGTFITKFVFSQGSGDGQFGLGPDSVAVDGAGNIYVTDSINSRIQTFDSSGTFIAAWGSYGAGLGQLRSPTGIAVDADSNIYVADSGNNRIQAFTSTGTFLAAWGLRGTGDGEFEQPRGIVVDAEGYVYVTDHYNNRVQKFDTNGTFITAWGSEPPAGSEFSYPEGVAIDDAGNVYVADTNNHRIQKFDANGTFITTWGHEESPSLPGELPVIEANGNFSFPKGVAIDGEGFVYVADSGNNRIQKFDANGTFITKWGGAIGYGDGQFSGLRGIAADEDGFIYVADAEEYTIARVQKFDSNGTFITKWGSYGTGDGEFMDPQGVATDPFGNVYVTDEYGSRIQKFDSNGTFIDTWASDDTGVRQLLSPSCITTDDAGNVYVTSFDLYTASSDIRKFTGNGIFITSWGGPGPGDGEFSGLLGVAVNGDGLVYAADEYNNRIQVFRSYTPATPPVAAFIANVTSGSAPLAVQFTDMSTGNPASWVWNFGDGNTSTVQNPSHLYTMEGTFNVSLNVSNAGGSDTITEVNLITISAPVPEARFDLNRNFAASTENDTFVPGSYPSFQTYRLHAENLDETVSLGNLTYVAGVANITSVEYDDYATWNSTYAEWNFPSDYVIGPQSAFDTRADTSFAEVRSFTHTLTRNCSQITFTAPGIQETNITLVLDDLDFESVFVGFASAKDHNMTTEIINSSFMTNAPLSTPLLTDGSYHLKLDKSALVIGAEYYFRFDTAIIPNGTAVMHKPIAYVWEGQNNGNADLGVMNKAEIPASMLPSDASEFSVQTNTSCNWGVVWQDNLLSILKGVSVRVTLPPAANFTADPLQGYIPLTVQFTDTSTGNVTSWFWNFGDGTNSTEQNPVHVFTSPGSYSVLLSINGDEDIFTKPDYIRVTSGVLLGDANNDGEVNQADTLRVLKEVVGITELPAKNTDDFERTDVHWNGAVEVGDAMFIAQYNVGLRDAWFRVIE from the coding sequence ATGGTAAAAATCTTTACAGTGCTTATCCTCTGCACCTGTATCATAGCCGGGGTGCAGGCCGCTGAATCATATGAATTTGTCACAAAATGGGGCTCATACGGCTATGGTGACGGGCAGTTTATCAGGCCGGAGGGAATTGCGGTGGACGTTGAAGGCAACGTCTATGTGACGGATCCGGGCAACAACCGGATGCAGAAATTCAGCAACACCGGTGATTTTATCACAAAATGGGGTACCCTCGGCGATGGCGCCGGTCAATTCTCGTATCCCAAGGGCGTCGCGGTGGATGGCGAAGGCAATGTCTATGTCGTCGAACAGACCAATAACCGCGTCCAGAAGTTCGATGCAGATGGCACCTATATCACCAGATGGGGTACCCAGGGATCAGGTGAAGGCCAGTTTAACAGCCCGGGAGGTATTGCGGTGGACAATGCCAGCAATATCTATGTGGCAGATACCGTCAATCATCGTGTCCAGAAGTTCGATGCAGATGGCACCTATATCACTACATGGGGGTCGCAAGGTTCGGGTGACGGACAGTTCAGATTCCCCCTTGCCATTGCAATAGGTACGAATGACAGTGTGTATGTTGGTGACGAGAATTATCGAATCCAGAAGTTTGATTCAAACGGCACCTTCATCACCAAATGGGGTTCAGAAGGCATGGGCAACGGCCAGTTTACCTACCCACCAAGCGGTGCTGCGACAGATGATCAGGGCAATCTCTTCGTTGCTGAAGGGCAATGGAATACCGGAACCGGCCTGCTGTACCGTGTCCAGAAATTTGATTCAAACGGCACATTCATCACCAAATGGGGATACCGGGGCTCAGGAGACGGGGAGTTTCAGTATCCAAAGGGCGTTGCAGTGGATAGCGGGGGATATGTCTATGTGGCAGACGGTGAGGCGCAGAGAGATTATCACCGCATCCAAATGTTCTCATCGCTTCCGTTTGCCAACTTCACCGGAGAGCCAACAGAAGGGAATTTCCCTCTGCGGGTGAACTTTACCGATACATCCCGGGGGTCGCCCACTTCATGGATCTGGGATTTTGGGGATGGGAATTCCTCTGTTGAACAGCATCCATTCTCCATCTATACCGTACCTGGTGTCTACAATGTGTCACTTTCTATAGAGAACGCAGTCAGTAGTAACACAACAACGAAAAATGGTTACATAACCGTCCTTGACTGGGTCAAAGCGAACTTCACCATGAACACCACCGAGGGTGTTGCACCCCTTACCGTACAGTTCACTGACACCTCAACCGGTGGTCTTGCACCCCCCGACACATGGGAGTGGAGTCTGGCACGCTATGATGATCCCGAATGGTCGTACACAACTGACGAGCAGAACCCGAACTACACTTTCATGATACCTGATTGGTATCTTGTGTCATTATGGGTCGGCCGTGACAATCTGAGTAATATAAGTGTATATAGTGGTCACATCAGCGTAACCCAGCCACCACCTGTCACCAGTTTTACCGGGTATCCCACTGTTGGCTCTGCTCCGCTGACCGTCCAGTTCAACGACACCTCGGCCGGGAATGCCACACAATGGTTCTGGGACTTTGGGGATGGGAACACCTCAACACTTCAGCATCCGACCAAAACCTATGAGATACCCGGTTTATACACTATATCACTCAATGCAACCAATGATGCCGGAAGTAACAGTTCCACACGGGAATCCTATATTAACGTCACCAATTTCCCGGTAATCCCTGTATCTGACTTTATTGGAACTCCCACATCCGGCAGAATTCCCCTTGCCGTTCAGTTCACTGACACCTCTGCCGGTGGTCCTACGGAATGGTTCTGGCAGTTTGGTGATGGAACGACGTCAACTGAGCAAAATCCGGAGAAGACCTACACAACCCATGGTACCTTCACCGTCTCACTCAATGCAACGAATGTCGACGGGAGCAGTATTGCTACTAAGGCAGATTACATAACAGCCACCGACACCCCGACACCACCGGTTGCCAACTTCACCGGTACACCGACCAATGGAACCGCACCACTGACCGTTCAGTTCACCGATCTTTCGACGGAAGGACCGACTGAGTGGTTCTGGGAGTTTGGTGACGGAACGAATTCGACCGACCAGAACCCGCAAAAGATCTACACAACTGCGGGCATCTACACCGTATCACTCAATGCAACAAATGCCGACGGCAGTAGTACGGAAACAAAAACGGATTTCATATCGGTAATTGATATCCCTATATCACCTGTTGCCAACTTCACCGGGACTCCCACCATCGGAAGAGTCCCTCTTACCGTTCAGTTCACTGATCTCTCGACGGGAGAGCCGACAGAATGGTTCTGGCAGTTTGGTGACGGAACCAATTCAACCGACCAGCACCCGCAGAAGACCTACACAACTTTGGGCACCTACACCGTCTCTCTCAACGCAACAAATGCCGACGGCAGCAGCACGAAAACACGGGAGAATTACATAACGGTCACTGATGATCCGGTACCACCGGTTGCCGACTTCACGGGGGCGCCTGTCAATGGAACAACTCCTCTTTCCGTGCAGTTTACCGATCTCTCAACCGGTGGGCCGGCACAGTGGCTCTGGGAGTTTGGTGACGGAACCAATTCAACCGACCAGAACCCGCTGAAGACCTACACAACTGCGGGCACCTACACCGTCTCACTCAATGCAACAAATGCCGACGGCAGCAGCACGAAAACACGGGAGAATTACATAACGGTCACTGATGAACCGGCGCCACCGGCTGCCAACTTCTCCGGGACACCCAAAACAGGAATCGCCCCTCTTACCGTGCAGTTTACCGATCTCTCAACAAGAGAGCCGACAGAGTGGTTCTGGGAGTTTGGTGACGGAACCAATTCAACCGACCAGAATCCACTGAAGACCTACACAACTATTGGAACCTACACCGTCTCACTCAATGCAACGAATGCACAGGGGAGCAGTACCGTCACAAAGGTGAATTACGTAAACGCCACCGATGTTCCCACACCGGCAGACTTCAGATTCATCTCAGAGTGGGGGTCCAGAGGCACAGCTGACGGAGAGTTTACGTATCCAGATGGTATCGTCAGAGACACTGCCGGTAACATATATGTGGTGGATTCCGGCAATGACCGCATCCAGAAGTTCAATAGCACGGGTTCCTTCATCACCACATGGGGCTCTTCCGGATATTCCGGAGATGGGGAGTTCAACATGCCACATGGCATTGCAGTGGATTCTGACAGCAACGTCTATGTGACAGATACCTGGAATTGCCGCATCCAGAAGTTCAATAGCACTGGCACTTTCATCACCAAATGGGGATCATATGGCACTGGTGACGGACAGTTTGACTTTCCACAGGGCATCGCCATTGATGCAGAAGGCTACGTCTATGTAGCAGATAATGCGAATCAACGCGTCCAGAAGTTTGATTCAAACGGCACCTTCATCGCCACATGGGGATCGTATGGCACCGATGACGGCGAGTTTGACCGCCCCCATGGTATTGCAGTGGATGCAGACGGCAACGTCTTCGTATCTGATGCAGTGAATAACAACATCCAGAAATTCACCAGTACCGGCACGTTCATTACGAAATGGGGAACTGCAGGCTCAGGCGACGGACAGTTCAATGTACCAAGGGGTGTTGCGGTGGATTCGAGGGGGAATGTCTTTGTGGCAGATTCCCTGAACCATCGCATACAGATATTTGATACCAACGGAACCTTCCTGACAGAATTTGGTTCGTATGGCACAGGCGTCGGGGAGTTTAACGAGCCATGGGATACCCTGGTGGACAGCGCCGGCAACGTCTATGTAACAGATGCACGGAATCACCGCATCCAGGTATTCGCACCCATTCCCGAAGGAATGCCAATCGCGAACTTCACTGCTCTGCCAACCGCTGGTACAGCCCCGCTGACTGTTTCGTTCACCGATGAATCATCCGGAGAACCTACGGAATGGAACTGGGCCTTTGGGGATGGTACTACCTCTACTGAACAGAACCCGACAAAGACGTATACGATACCCGGCTTCTACACCGTCTCGTTAACAGCAACAAATGAAGTTGGAAGCGACACCAAAACAAAGAATGACTGCATAACAGTGAGTCCTCCGGCAGAAGACTACGAATTCGTCATGAAATGGGGATTATATGGCGATGGTCGGCTCCTCGGTCCAATGGGCATTGGGGTGGACGCTGCCGGCAACGTCTATGTGGCAGACGCCAATAATCTCCGGATCCAGAAATTTGACAGTAACGGTACCTTTAGCACCACATGGGGTTCTCCGGGCTCCGGCGACGGGGAGTTTGGATGCGACTATGATTCTTATTCTGAGAATGGACCGTATGGCGTTGCGATGGATACTGCCGGCAACGTCTATGTGGCAGACCGCTATAATAATCGGATCCAGAAGTTTGATTCAAACGGCACCTTCATCACGAAATGGGGATCGTATGGCTCCGGCGACGGGGAGTTTTCTGATCCGCGTGGTATCACCGTGGACAGTGCCGGCTACCTCTATGTATCAGATTACTGGAATAACCGTATCCAGAAGTTTGATAGTTCCGGCACTTTCATCACAAAATTTGTATTCTCTCAGGGCTCTGGCGACGGACAATTCGGGCTGGGACCAGATAGCGTTGCAGTAGACGGTGCCGGCAACATCTATGTGACAGACTCCATTAATTCCCGGATCCAGACATTCGACAGTTCCGGCACCTTCATTGCCGCATGGGGTTCATATGGCGCAGGACTCGGGCAACTCCGTTCTCCGACAGGCATCGCAGTGGATGCAGACAGCAACATCTACGTGGCTGATTCTGGCAATAATCGCATCCAGGCATTCACCAGCACCGGCACATTCCTTGCCGCGTGGGGCCTGCGGGGCACCGGGGACGGAGAGTTTGAACAGCCGCGTGGCATCGTTGTTGATGCAGAAGGCTACGTCTATGTAACCGACCACTATAATAACCGCGTCCAGAAGTTCGATACGAATGGCACCTTCATCACCGCATGGGGCTCTGAGCCGCCTGCTGGAAGCGAGTTCTCATACCCTGAGGGTGTCGCGATTGATGATGCCGGCAATGTCTATGTGGCAGATACCAACAATCACCGCATCCAGAAGTTCGATGCCAATGGCACCTTTATCACAACATGGGGCCACGAGGAATCACCATCTTTACCCGGTGAGCTTCCCGTGATCGAAGCGAATGGAAACTTCTCCTTCCCGAAAGGAGTCGCTATCGATGGTGAAGGTTTTGTCTATGTGGCAGACTCAGGCAATAACCGTATCCAGAAGTTCGATGCCAACGGCACCTTCATCACGAAATGGGGAGGGGCGATTGGCTATGGCGATGGGCAGTTCAGTGGTCTGCGTGGCATCGCTGCGGATGAGGACGGATTCATCTATGTGGCGGATGCTGAAGAATACACCATTGCGCGGGTACAGAAGTTCGATTCCAACGGGACCTTCATCACGAAATGGGGATCGTATGGCACCGGCGACGGGGAGTTCATGGATCCGCAGGGTGTCGCGACAGATCCTTTCGGCAATGTTTATGTGACAGACGAATATGGCAGCCGGATTCAGAAATTTGATTCAAACGGCACATTCATTGACACATGGGCATCAGATGACACGGGAGTCAGGCAGCTCCTCTCTCCTTCCTGTATCACAACGGACGATGCAGGCAATGTCTATGTGACATCCTTTGATCTCTATACGGCATCCTCTGATATCCGGAAGTTTACCGGCAATGGTATCTTCATCACCTCATGGGGGGGCCCGGGCCCCGGTGATGGTGAGTTTTCAGGGCTGCTCGGTGTTGCAGTCAATGGTGACGGCCTTGTCTATGCAGCGGATGAATACAATAACAGGATACAGGTGTTCAGATCATACACCCCCGCCACCCCTCCTGTTGCCGCCTTTATTGCTAATGTCACAAGCGGTTCTGCTCCCCTCGCAGTGCAGTTCACCGACATGTCTACAGGAAATCCGGCATCATGGGTATGGAACTTTGGTGACGGGAACACATCAACCGTTCAGAACCCCTCGCATCTCTACACGATGGAAGGCACTTTCAATGTGAGTCTGAATGTCTCCAATGCAGGCGGTTCGGACACCATAACAGAGGTAAATCTGATAACCATTTCCGCACCTGTACCAGAGGCACGGTTTGATCTGAACCGTAACTTTGCCGCATCAACTGAGAATGATACATTTGTACCGGGGAGTTATCCTTCCTTCCAGACATACAGACTGCATGCCGAGAATCTGGATGAAACAGTATCCCTCGGAAATCTGACATATGTTGCAGGCGTTGCAAATATCACCTCTGTTGAGTATGATGATTATGCAACATGGAACTCAACCTATGCAGAGTGGAATTTCCCGTCAGATTATGTAATCGGGCCCCAGAGTGCGTTTGATACACGGGCAGACACCTCATTTGCAGAGGTTAGATCATTCACCCATACATTGACACGAAACTGCAGTCAGATAACATTTACAGCACCTGGAATTCAGGAGACAAATATCACGTTAGTATTGGATGACCTTGATTTTGAGTCAGTATTTGTCGGGTTTGCATCAGCAAAAGACCATAATATGACAACTGAAATTATCAACTCGTCGTTTATGACAAATGCACCTCTTTCAACGCCTCTTCTGACAGACGGTAGTTATCACCTGAAACTTGACAAATCTGCTCTTGTAATCGGAGCAGAGTATTACTTCAGGTTTGATACAGCTATCATTCCCAATGGGACTGCCGTGATGCATAAACCGATAGCATATGTCTGGGAAGGTCAGAACAATGGCAATGCCGACTTGGGGGTAATGAATAAGGCTGAAATACCTGCATCTATGCTGCCATCGGATGCATCTGAGTTTTCGGTTCAGACGAATACGTCATGCAACTGGGGTGTTGTATGGCAGGACAACCTTCTCTCAATTCTGAAAGGAGTGTCCGTCAGAGTGACTCTCCCTCCTGCGGCAAACTTTACTGCCGATCCTCTCCAGGGATATATCCCTCTTACAGTACAGTTCACTGACACCTCAACCGGCAATGTCACCTCATGGTTCTGGAACTTCGGTGACGGCACAAACTCGACCGAACAAAACCCGGTTCATGTCTTTACCTCACCCGGCAGCTATTCCGTTCTGCTCTCGATTAACGGGGATGAAGATATCTTTACGAAGCCCGACTACATCAGGGTCACTTCAGGGGTTCTTCTCGGCGATGCAAATAATGACGGCGAGGTAAACCAGGCTGATACCCTGCGTGTGCTCAAAGAGGTTGTAGGAATAACGGAACTGCCTGCGAAGAATACGGATGATTTTGAGCGCACCGATGTCCACTGGAACGGTGCTGTCGAAGTTGGCGATGCGATGTTCATCGCCCAGTATAATGTGGGACTGCGGGACGCGTGGTTTAGGGTGATTGAATAA
- a CDS encoding Lrp/AsnC family transcriptional regulator produces the protein MTDLAEKALREIQSHPEGVLQSELWKLLEIDSRKCSRIIKALLDDGKVERIEYRREGQRTYLLKAKKPAVDPALLIAGGELLPCICCEEECEVLVCPLLLDWMYQLAIEEYEEK, from the coding sequence ATGACAGACCTTGCAGAAAAAGCACTCAGGGAAATCCAGTCACATCCGGAGGGAGTTCTACAGAGTGAACTATGGAAGCTGCTTGAAATCGACAGCAGAAAATGCTCACGGATCATAAAAGCACTCCTTGACGACGGAAAAGTAGAACGGATTGAATACCGGAGAGAAGGACAACGGACCTATCTCCTGAAAGCAAAAAAACCTGCAGTAGACCCGGCGCTTCTGATTGCGGGGGGGGAACTTCTCCCCTGCATCTGCTGTGAAGAAGAATGCGAAGTGCTTGTCTGCCCCTTGCTCCTCGACTGGATGTATCAGCTTGCTATCGAGGAGTACGAAGAAAAATAG
- a CDS encoding LSM domain-containing protein has product MVNSIVLPIKKVFALVDSQITVEIKDDERMLQGRLVAVDEHLNIQMDQTSEYTNGQRGRTLGTVVIRGSNILTIAPVL; this is encoded by the coding sequence ATGGTAAACAGTATTGTCCTCCCGATCAAAAAGGTATTCGCTCTCGTGGATTCTCAGATTACTGTTGAAATAAAGGACGACGAGCGGATGCTTCAGGGGCGGCTTGTCGCAGTGGATGAGCACCTCAATATTCAGATGGACCAGACGAGTGAATATACAAACGGCCAGAGAGGAAGGACGCTTGGGACTGTTGTTATCAGAGGAAGCAACATTCTGACCATTGCACCCGTACTCTGA
- a CDS encoding class 1 fructose-bisphosphatase has protein sequence MKTLRQYLDDTPCEEPLKDLIELIAYQSIPIRDAFIDNQTYAGTENTYGEEQAALDKWADSHLISVLGKSGFVKAIASEEQADIVKFPDAFGDYAVVMDPLDGSSLIQVNLAVGTIIGIFRGGEALQKGEDLAVAMYMLYGPMTVLTITTGNGVNTFALNSEGLFVLLKENIQMPEGKLFGSGGIRNEWLSAHQDFITLCEQKGGKLRYSGSFVADFHQILTYGGVYCYPAAQGKPEGKLRLVFEANPIGFIAKQAGGAISDGKQDLLTVVPEKPDHRTPIYVGSKSIIESAESCMKGC, from the coding sequence ATGAAGACCCTGCGGCAATACCTTGATGACACTCCATGTGAGGAACCGCTCAAAGACCTCATTGAGCTCATCGCGTACCAGTCCATTCCCATCCGGGATGCATTCATCGACAACCAGACATATGCGGGAACCGAGAACACCTATGGGGAAGAACAGGCAGCCCTCGATAAATGGGCAGACAGTCACCTCATCTCTGTTCTGGGAAAATCCGGTTTTGTAAAGGCAATTGCTTCAGAGGAACAGGCAGACATCGTCAAATTCCCCGATGCATTTGGTGATTATGCGGTCGTAATGGACCCCCTCGACGGATCGTCCCTGATTCAGGTCAATCTCGCAGTCGGCACCATCATCGGCATCTTCCGGGGAGGGGAGGCACTGCAGAAGGGAGAAGACCTTGCGGTTGCCATGTATATGCTCTATGGGCCGATGACGGTTCTCACAATAACGACAGGAAATGGCGTAAACACCTTTGCTTTAAACTCAGAGGGCCTCTTTGTGCTCCTGAAAGAGAACATTCAGATGCCTGAGGGCAAACTCTTCGGAAGCGGCGGCATCCGGAATGAATGGCTCTCGGCCCACCAGGATTTCATCACGCTCTGCGAGCAGAAAGGCGGAAAACTAAGATATTCCGGTTCATTTGTCGCTGATTTCCACCAGATACTGACCTATGGCGGCGTCTACTGCTACCCGGCAGCCCAAGGAAAACCCGAAGGAAAACTCAGGCTGGTCTTTGAAGCAAACCCAATCGGTTTCATTGCAAAACAGGCAGGCGGAGCAATCAGTGACGGGAAACAGGATCTCCTCACCGTCGTGCCGGAGAAGCCGGATCACCGTACACCGATTTACGTGGGGAGCAAAAGCATCATTGAATCAGCAGAATCCTGCATGAAAGGATGCTGA
- a CDS encoding Hsp20/alpha crystallin family protein, with translation MAEEPDERVNQYAELIRRLFEEAMKTGEMLPGEISIIIAAASVPTDNETETQQGWQKPDIREPVSERYEHSGIVTITADLPGTAREDIRYAIYGRVLYLAARADKVIYRAAYPIDEAAPDSLTQTYKNGVIEFTYKKEGIRNEKE, from the coding sequence ATGGCAGAAGAACCGGACGAGCGGGTGAATCAGTACGCAGAACTGATACGCAGGCTCTTTGAAGAGGCAATGAAGACAGGTGAGATGCTCCCGGGTGAGATCAGTATCATCATCGCTGCAGCAAGTGTACCGACAGATAATGAAACAGAGACTCAGCAAGGCTGGCAGAAACCCGATATACGCGAACCGGTATCAGAACGGTATGAACACAGCGGTATCGTGACAATCACGGCAGATCTTCCGGGCACAGCCCGGGAAGATATACGCTATGCCATTTACGGAAGGGTGCTCTACCTCGCGGCACGTGCAGATAAAGTAATCTACCGCGCGGCATACCCGATTGATGAGGCGGCGCCGGACTCCCTCACTCAGACCTACAAAAACGGCGTAATTGAGTTCACCTACAAAAAAGAAGGGATAAGAAACGAAAAAGAATGA